The following proteins are encoded in a genomic region of Kosakonia oryzae:
- a CDS encoding aldo/keto reductase, translating into MKKRFLGKDKFQVSALGLGCMGMSFAYGGAEESQAIKTLHAAVDMGVTFLDTAEVYGPYDNELLIGKAIKGIRDKVQIATKFGFRILPNGRGIERMAGVDSRPHHIREAVEGSLQRLHIDTIDLLYQHRIDPDVPVEEVVGTMAELIKEGKVRHIGLSEVSPQTLRRACKVHPVTAVQSEYSLWSREPEAGILSACRELGVGFVPYSPLGRGFLTGKITDCSGFASDDFRRQLPRFQREAMAKNHLLLSQLQSVAERYECSLAQLALAWVMSKGEDIVPIPGARNSAHLQDNAGAVSLPLSGADISIMDNIFTPESVCGLRYNEGDFNLIDQ; encoded by the coding sequence AGAAACGTTTTCTTGGCAAAGATAAATTCCAGGTTTCAGCATTAGGCCTCGGTTGCATGGGGATGAGTTTTGCTTACGGCGGAGCCGAAGAATCGCAGGCCATTAAAACCCTGCACGCAGCGGTGGATATGGGCGTTACGTTCCTGGATACCGCTGAAGTTTATGGCCCTTATGATAATGAGTTGCTGATCGGTAAGGCCATCAAAGGAATACGCGATAAAGTCCAGATCGCGACAAAATTCGGTTTCCGTATTCTGCCGAATGGCCGCGGGATCGAACGAATGGCGGGCGTGGACAGCCGTCCTCATCATATCCGTGAAGCGGTCGAAGGATCGCTTCAACGGCTTCATATCGACACCATCGATTTACTGTATCAACACCGGATTGATCCCGATGTTCCGGTGGAAGAGGTGGTGGGAACGATGGCAGAGCTGATCAAGGAGGGAAAAGTTCGCCATATCGGGCTTTCGGAAGTGTCGCCGCAGACCCTGCGTCGTGCCTGCAAAGTCCATCCTGTCACGGCGGTCCAGAGCGAATATTCTCTCTGGTCGCGTGAGCCAGAAGCGGGCATTCTCAGCGCTTGCCGTGAATTAGGCGTCGGGTTTGTGCCGTACAGCCCGCTCGGTCGCGGCTTTTTGACCGGCAAGATTACCGACTGCTCCGGCTTCGCCAGCGATGATTTCCGTCGGCAGCTTCCTCGTTTTCAACGCGAGGCGATGGCGAAAAATCATCTACTTCTCAGCCAGTTGCAAAGCGTAGCCGAACGATACGAATGTAGTCTGGCGCAGCTTGCGCTCGCCTGGGTGATGAGCAAAGGCGAGGATATTGTGCCGATTCCCGGCGCCAGAAATAGTGCGCATCTACAGGACAATGCTGGCGCGGTCAGTTTGCCGTTATCGGGTGCGGATATCAGCATAATGGATAATATCTTTACCCCGGAGAGCGTTTGCGGCCTGAGATATAACGAAGGTGACTTTAATTTAATCGACCAATAA
- a CDS encoding efflux transporter outer membrane subunit: MFPQRTLALVVSTCILAGCAVGPDYHRPDAPLAEHYQAQPAQPQRNASGPVSFTNWWKGFGDPLLSQLVSDALAQNLDLAQASARMTQARAGLGTATAALLPSGNISGQAARAYQSVETPLGQVLNSTPDYNRYGNSYETDLNASWEIDLFGGLRRARQAALADYQASEAGVAATRLAVAAQTADIYITLRGLQTRLAIATNQVNTQQQLLEKVQLLHNKGLAPEYQVHQTEGALAQVQATVPVLQNGIDAAMNALDVMLGTPPGTHRAQLSSPAAIPRTPQIAAMGTPAELLRRRPDIIVAERHLAASSARIGVAVSEYYPSFSLNALLGSATAVSSGNLFTAGASQSAGVLGLRWRLFDFGRINAQIEQAKGQQAEALAAYRLSVLRATEDVENAFSALINRETQAATLTTGETALASARQASFVAFQQGAASLIDVLHNDENLLQASDARAQAQTASARAAVAAFTALGGGWQPASDGGTARQSG; this comes from the coding sequence ATGTTTCCCCAACGTACTCTTGCTCTGGTTGTGAGTACCTGCATTCTGGCGGGCTGCGCCGTTGGACCGGATTATCATCGTCCTGATGCTCCGCTGGCGGAGCACTACCAGGCGCAACCGGCACAACCGCAGCGAAACGCATCCGGTCCGGTCAGTTTCACCAACTGGTGGAAGGGTTTCGGGGATCCTCTCTTGAGTCAGTTGGTTTCAGACGCGCTCGCACAAAATCTCGATCTCGCCCAGGCATCCGCCAGAATGACACAGGCCCGTGCCGGGCTCGGAACAGCAACAGCGGCGCTACTCCCCTCGGGAAATATCAGCGGGCAAGCCGCTCGCGCGTATCAATCGGTCGAAACCCCGCTGGGACAGGTTCTCAACTCGACGCCGGATTATAATCGCTACGGTAATTCCTATGAAACCGATCTCAACGCAAGCTGGGAGATTGATCTGTTCGGCGGGCTGCGCCGCGCGCGTCAGGCTGCGCTGGCAGATTATCAGGCCTCTGAGGCGGGCGTCGCCGCGACGCGCCTCGCCGTGGCGGCGCAAACGGCCGATATCTATATTACGTTACGCGGATTACAGACCCGGCTGGCCATTGCAACCAATCAGGTCAATACGCAGCAACAACTGCTGGAAAAGGTACAACTGCTCCACAACAAAGGGTTAGCGCCTGAATATCAGGTACACCAGACCGAAGGCGCGCTGGCGCAGGTTCAGGCTACCGTTCCGGTTCTGCAGAACGGAATTGATGCCGCAATGAATGCGCTGGACGTGATGCTCGGTACTCCGCCGGGCACGCACCGGGCGCAGCTCTCTTCGCCCGCAGCAATTCCACGGACACCGCAGATCGCCGCGATGGGGACTCCAGCAGAGTTGCTGCGCCGCAGGCCCGATATCATCGTGGCGGAGCGCCACCTGGCCGCATCAAGCGCCCGCATCGGCGTGGCGGTCAGCGAGTATTATCCATCGTTTTCACTCAACGCCCTGCTCGGCAGCGCAACGGCAGTCTCCAGCGGGAATCTGTTCACTGCGGGTGCCAGCCAGTCGGCTGGCGTACTGGGTTTACGCTGGCGGCTTTTTGATTTTGGCCGTATCAACGCGCAGATCGAACAGGCGAAAGGCCAGCAGGCGGAAGCGCTTGCGGCTTACCGGTTGTCGGTATTACGCGCAACCGAAGATGTTGAAAATGCGTTCTCCGCACTGATCAACCGTGAAACGCAGGCAGCGACGCTGACGACGGGTGAAACCGCACTGGCCAGCGCGCGTCAGGCTTCCTTTGTCGCTTTTCAGCAAGGGGCCGCCAGCCTGATTGATGTTCTGCATAACGATGAAAACCTTCTTCAGGCATCCGATGCAAGGGCGCAGGCACAGACCGCCTCTGCACGTGCAGCCGTGGCCGCGTTCACGGCGCTGGGTGGCGGCTGGCAACCCGCGTCAGACGGCGGAACGGCCCGACAATCCGGCTAA